The following nucleotide sequence is from Candidatus Cloacimonadota bacterium.
TACGTCGTAAACATACTTCGCTTTTGCTTGATTGTTTTGCGCCACCTTGGTAAGTCCGCCCATGTCTTCAATCCATTTGAGGACAAGACCAATCATATAGATTGTGAATGTTGGAGGTGTGTTGTACATGGATCCCTTGCTTGCCATCAACTTATAATCAAGCATAGAAGGCATTCCGGCTTGAGCAGTCTCAAGGAAATCTTTTTTGATTATTGCTACCACGCAACCAGCAGGCCCTACGTTCTTTTGAGCTCCGGCATAAATCATAGAGTATTTCTTTACGTCGATGGGCTTGCTCATAAAGTTTGAACTCATATCTGCAATTAGTGGAACACCTGGAGCTACATCTGGATCGTGATGCCATTCGGTTCCATAGATAGTGTTATTCGTTGTAATGTGCAGATAAGCAGGATTATCGGAAAGTTGATGAGTTTTAGGAATATAGTTAAATCCCTTATCCTCACTAGAGGCAGCAACATGATAAGGTTTGCCAATCTTCTTTATTTCTGCAATTGCCTTTTTGCTCCATACGCCGGTATTTACGTAATTACCAATCTTGCCTTCATGAGCAAAGTTCATCGGCACCATAAGAAACTGCAGGCTTGCTCCACCTTGAAGGAAGA
It contains:
- the serC gene encoding 3-phosphoserine/phosphohydroxythreonine transaminase gives rise to the protein MERVHNFNAGPAVLPEEVLREAQADLFNYKNMGLSVMEMSHRSKEYQAIIDETNAAVKRIYNLGEEYDVLFLQGGASLQFLMVPMNFAHEGKIGNYVNTGVWSKKAIAEIKKIGKPYHVAASSEDKGFNYIPKTHQLSDNPAYLHITTNNTIYGTEWHHDPDVAPGVPLIADMSSNFMSKPIDVKKYSMIYAGAQKNVGPAGCVVAIIKKDFLETAQAGMPSMLDYKLMASKGSMYNTPPTFTIYMIGLVLKWIEDMGGLTKVAQNNQAKAKYVYDVIDASNGFYKGAAAIDDRSLMNITFRMASEDLEALFVSEAKKAGMIGLKGHRDVGGCRASTYNSLPLNATHALAEFMKDFMKKHG